The Streptomyces tendae DNA segment AGCCCCTGGAGGGCCCCGTGGTCGCCACCATCACCGGCGGCACGATCGTCTGGTTCGTCCTCTTCCTGGTGCAGCTGCCGTTCTACGGCTGGTTCGACGACCACGGGCACACCTGGTGGCTGTGGACCTGCCTGGCCGGCGGCGGCCTCGGCTTCATCGGCATCTGGTACGTCCGCAGGCGCGACGCCGCGATCAAGCGGGCGCAGACCGGGGCGGCCGATACCGGCCCCGGCCACACCTCGAGCGCGCACGCCGACTGAATCGCGCCAACTCACCGTGTAGCACCCGGAGTTGAGGCCGCCACCACTGCGGTACGACCCCGGTACGACGGCCGTCCTCCCCTGGTCGGATCTTCCCCGCTCCGGTGGGTGAAGCGCAGACTCCGCACGTACTGTCGATTGCATGACGCATCTCGACGCGGGCGACCGTACCGATGCCGTCCAGCCCGTCACGGCCACGTCGCCGGTGACCGGGCTCACGTCGGCGGAAGTGGCCGAGCGGGTGGCGCGCGGACAGGTCAACGACGTACCCGTGCGCAGCAGCCGGTCGATCACTGAGATCGTCCGCGCGAACGTCTTCACCCGGTTCAACGCGATCATCGGCGTGCTCTGGGTGATCATGCTGATCGTCGCGCCCTTCCAGGACAGCCTGTTCGGTTACGTGATCCTCGCCAACACCGGCATCGGGATCATCCAGGAGTGGCGGGCGAAGAAGACGCTGGACTCCCTCGCGCTGATCGGCGAGGCGAAACCCACGGTGCGCCGGGACGGGGTGGCCGCCGAGATCGGCACCTCGCAGATCGTGCTGGACGACCTGATCGAGATCGGGCCGGGGGACAAGGCCGTCGTCGACGGGGTGTGCGTCGAGGCGGACGGCCTGGAGATCGACGAGTCGCTGCTCACCGGTGAGGCCGACCCCGTGGTGAAGCAGCCCGGGGACCAGGTCATGTCCGGCAGCTTCGTCGTCGCGGGCGGCGGCTCCTTCCAGGCCACCCGGGTGGGCCGCGAGGCCTACGCGGCGCAGCTGGCCGAGGAGGCATCCCGTTTCACCCTGGTCCACTCCGAGCTGCGCAGCGGCATCTCCATCATCCTCAAGTACGTCACGTGGATGATGGTGCCGACCGCGATCGGCCTGGTCATCAGCCAGCTGGTGGTCGAGGACAACGAGCTGAAGGACTCCATCGCCCGCACGGTCGGCGGGATCGTGCCGATGGTCCCCGAGGGGCTGGTGCTGCTCACCTCGGTCGCCTTCGCCATCGGGGTGATCCGGCTGGGCCGCAAGCAGTGCCTGGTGCAGGAGCTGCCGGCGATCGAGGGCCTGGCCCGGGTCGACACGGTGTGCCTGGACAAGACCGGCACGCTGACCGAGGGCGGCATGGACGTCACCGAGCTGCGGGTGCTGGGCGACGCCGACGAGACGTACGTACGCAAGGTGCTGGGCGAGCTGGGCTCGGCGGACCCCCGCCCCAACGCCTCCCTGCAGGCGGTCATCGAGGCGTACCCGGACACCACCGACTGGCGCCTCACCGACACGCTGCCCTTCTCCTCGGCCCGCAAGTACAGCGGCGCCACCCTCGACGAGGGCGACGGCCGGCCCGTCAGCTGGCTGCTCGGGGCGCCGGACGTACTGCTCCCCCACGACGACCCGGCGCTGGACGAGACGGAGCGGATGAACCGCCAGGGCCTGCGGGTGCTGCTGCTCGCCCGCGCCCGCGACGGCGCGGAGGTCGACGACCCGGCCGCCGTGGACGGCGTGCGGGCGGTGGCACTGGTGGTGCTGGAGCAGCGGCTGCGCCCGGACGCCGCCGACACCCTGCGCTACTTCGACGAGCAGAACGTCCGCGCCAAGGTGATCTCCGGCGACAACGCGGTGTCGGTCGGGGCGGTCGCCGCCAAGCTGGGCCTGTCCGGTACGACGGTGGACGCGCGCAAACTGCCGGCCGAGCCGGACGCCATGGCCGACGCGCTGGACGAGGGCACGGTGTTCGGGCGGGTCACGCCCCAGCAGAAGCGGAACATGGTCGGCGCGCTGCAGTCGAAGGGCCACACGGTCGCGATGACCGGGGACGGCGTGAACGACGTGCTGGCGCTGAAGGACGCGGACATCGGCGTGGCGATGGGCTCCGGTTCGGAGGCCACTCGGGCGGTCGCGCAGATCGTGCTGCTGAACAACAGCTTCGCCACGCTGCCGTCGGTGGTCGCCGAGGGCCGGCGGGTGATCGGCAACATCACCCGGGTCGCCACGCTGTTCCTGGTGAAGACGGTGTACTCGGTGCTGCTGGCGGTGCTGGTGGTGGCGTCGCAGGTGGAGTACCCGTTCCTGCCGCGCCATCTGACCCTGCTGTCCACGCTGACCATCGGCGTCCCCGCCTTCTTCCTGGCCCTCGCCCCCAACAAGGAGCGGGCGCGGCCGAACTTCGTGAAGCGGGTCATGCGGTACGCGATCCCGGGCGGGGTGCTGGCCGGGCTGGCCACCTTCGCGACGTATCTGCTGGCCCGGCAGCACTACAGCGGGGCCGGCGCGCTGGGCGCGGAGACGAGCGCGGCGACGCTGACCCTGTTCCTGATCTCCATCTGGGTACTGGCGATCATCGCCCGCCCCTACACCTGGTGGCGCGTCGCCCTGGTGGCGGCGATGGCCGGGGCCTTCCTGCTGGTCCTCGCGGTGCCCTGGCTCCAGGACTTCTTCGCCCTGCGCCTGGTCGGCATGACGATGCCGTGGACGGCGGTCGCCATCGCGGCGGTCACGTCGGCGGTCCTGGAGATCCTCTGGCGCTGGGTGGACCGCCGCTTCCCCGTCTGACCGGCCCCGGCAGACCCGTCCCACTCCCCTCGACGGCGTACGCCACCTGTGTGAATGGTGAGGCGAAGCGCGGAGATTTGAGCGGCGGGCGACTCCGGTGGCCGGGCGGTATGCGCGGTATGTGAGTGACGATGGAGGCTGCCGCCGCAGGGATCGGAGACGGAAGACCTCATGAAGCTGCCCGGGAAGAAGTCCGAGGAGTCCCAGTCCCGGTCGAGCAGGGGTGAGCTCGCGGCCCAGCTGGCCGCGCCGGTGCGCAACTTCCTGGCGACCGAGGCGGGCAGTTCCGGGCTGATGCTGTTCGCCGTGGCGGTGGCCCTCGTGTGGGCGAACTCGCCCTGGTCGGAGTCGTACTTCTCGCTGTGGCACACGGAGGCGTCCGTTGCGATCGGCAACGCGGATCTGTCGATGGACCTGGCGCACTGGGTCAACGACGGGCTGATGGCGCTGTTCTTCTTCGTCATCGGCCTGGAGGTCCGCTACGAGCTGTCCGTCGGCTCGCTGAACGACCGCCGCCGGATCATGATCCCGGGACTCGCAGGCGTCGGCGGCATGCTCGTGCCCGTCGCCCTCTACCTGCTGATCGCGCCCGGCACGGACGCCGCGAACGGCTGGGGCATCGTCATCGGCACCGACACGGCGTTCCTGCTGGGCGCGCTCGCCGTGGTGGGCCCCCGCTTCGTCACCCAACTGCGGATCTTCCTGCTGGCCATCACGGTCATCGACGACATCGTCGCCGTCACCGTCATCGGAGTCGTCTACTCCGGCAGCATCCAGGTGCCGGAGCTGGTAGCCGCCCTGGTGCTCGGCGCGATCCTGTCGTCGCTGTCCCGCTTCGACGTCTGGCGGGCCGTCCCGTACGTGCTGATCGTGCTGGTGATGTGGTGGGCCACGCTGCAGGCCGGTCTGCACGCCTCCATCGCCGGCATGCTCGGCGGTCTCCTCATCCCCGCCCGCGAACCGTCCCGCGAGGGTGTGGCCCAGGCGGTGCGGCTGTTCCGC contains these protein-coding regions:
- a CDS encoding DUF2530 domain-containing protein, with protein sequence MAKWTPKHEAPEPLEGPVVATITGGTIVWFVLFLVQLPFYGWFDDHGHTWWLWTCLAGGGLGFIGIWYVRRRDAAIKRAQTGAADTGPGHTSSAHAD
- a CDS encoding cation-translocating P-type ATPase, whose protein sequence is MTHLDAGDRTDAVQPVTATSPVTGLTSAEVAERVARGQVNDVPVRSSRSITEIVRANVFTRFNAIIGVLWVIMLIVAPFQDSLFGYVILANTGIGIIQEWRAKKTLDSLALIGEAKPTVRRDGVAAEIGTSQIVLDDLIEIGPGDKAVVDGVCVEADGLEIDESLLTGEADPVVKQPGDQVMSGSFVVAGGGSFQATRVGREAYAAQLAEEASRFTLVHSELRSGISIILKYVTWMMVPTAIGLVISQLVVEDNELKDSIARTVGGIVPMVPEGLVLLTSVAFAIGVIRLGRKQCLVQELPAIEGLARVDTVCLDKTGTLTEGGMDVTELRVLGDADETYVRKVLGELGSADPRPNASLQAVIEAYPDTTDWRLTDTLPFSSARKYSGATLDEGDGRPVSWLLGAPDVLLPHDDPALDETERMNRQGLRVLLLARARDGAEVDDPAAVDGVRAVALVVLEQRLRPDAADTLRYFDEQNVRAKVISGDNAVSVGAVAAKLGLSGTTVDARKLPAEPDAMADALDEGTVFGRVTPQQKRNMVGALQSKGHTVAMTGDGVNDVLALKDADIGVAMGSGSEATRAVAQIVLLNNSFATLPSVVAEGRRVIGNITRVATLFLVKTVYSVLLAVLVVASQVEYPFLPRHLTLLSTLTIGVPAFFLALAPNKERARPNFVKRVMRYAIPGGVLAGLATFATYLLARQHYSGAGALGAETSAATLTLFLISIWVLAIIARPYTWWRVALVAAMAGAFLLVLAVPWLQDFFALRLVGMTMPWTAVAIAAVTSAVLEILWRWVDRRFPV